TTGGGATGGACTGCTCGGTTACGCTTAAAGGATTACACCTAAAGATAGATAAATAAAATACATAAACCAAGTTTACTAGCGCATCATTCATACTAGATGGAGCTAGAAAATAAGTTTTATAATCTTATTAGAGTCTTTTGGTTAACAACAACTCGAATATCAAATTAAAAGACAACTTCAGCTCTTCAGCAACAACGGTCTCACACAAATGTGACGCAAAAGGTATTGCGGTAACGTTCGTGTCAGATTGTGCTGACTCGGTAACGCAAATAGAGAGTTAGAAGTGTCTGCGTTTCAAGCGCTCCAATTGTCTTATGAGATTCAGTCGCAGGTTGGGCAATTGGACAAGCTTCTTCAAAGGAGAAATCCAAATGAGCGATTTTTGCCCGATTCAGCGATTCGACCACCTTGAGTTCTATGTTGGGAACGCAAGGCAAGCAGCCCTATTTTATTCCAAGTGTTTTGGATTCAAGATCGCTGCCTATCGAGGACTAGAGACTAATAGCCGCGCCACTGCCTCATACGTACTAGAGCAAGGGAATATTCGCTTTGTTCTGAGTACGGGACTGCATCCAGAACATCCTATCTCCAAAAGTGTACTCAAACACGGCGACGGAATTGCCATCATTGCTTTAGAAGTCCCTGATGTTGTCAGTGCCTATCAGGAAACCACTCAACGAGGTGCGGTGGGAGCGATCGCCCCGACGGAAGCACAAGATAACTATGGAGCGTTACGCTACTCTGCGATTCATGCTTACGGCGATACTTTAATTAAGTTCGTCGATCGCAGCAATTATGCAGGTGTTTTTGCTCCTGGTTTTGAACCTCGGAATCTACATGCCAACTCCAAAGGGGTAGGGCTGAAAACCATCGACCACGTAGTTGCAAATGTAGAACTAGGGGCAATGGAACGATGGACGCGATTTTTTGCTGAGACGATGGGTTTTAACCTATTAATACATTTTGACGATCGCGCCATTTCTACTGAGTACTCAGCCTTAATGTCCAAAGTGATGCAGGACAGCACGGGTACGATTAAATTGCCAATTAACGAACCAGCTTTAGGCAAGGCGAAATCTCAGATTGAAGAGTACTTGGAATATTACCACGGAGCCGGAATTCAACACGTTGCCTGCGCGACCGACAGCATTATCGAGACAGTCACTCAGATGCG
This genomic stretch from Scytonema millei VB511283 harbors:
- the hppD gene encoding 4-hydroxyphenylpyruvate dioxygenase; the protein is MSDFCPIQRFDHLEFYVGNARQAALFYSKCFGFKIAAYRGLETNSRATASYVLEQGNIRFVLSTGLHPEHPISKSVLKHGDGIAIIALEVPDVVSAYQETTQRGAVGAIAPTEAQDNYGALRYSAIHAYGDTLIKFVDRSNYAGVFAPGFEPRNLHANSKGVGLKTIDHVVANVELGAMERWTRFFAETMGFNLLIHFDDRAISTEYSALMSKVMQDSTGTIKLPINEPALGKAKSQIEEYLEYYHGAGIQHVACATDSIIETVTQMRAAGVEFLSTPKTYYENLEERVGKIDEPIERLAELGILVDREADGYLLQIFTQPVQDRPTLFFEVIERHGAQGFGEGNFKSLFVAIEREQTLRGNLAIAMV